The Chloroflexia bacterium SDU3-3 sequence ATGTGCACGTGCGCCGCGCCACCGCGCTGGTGCCGGGGGCGTGGGCGCGCACCGTGGTGGATGGCGACGGCGGGCCGATGCTCGTGGCGGGCGAGTACGAGGGCAGGCGGATCGTGGTGCTCAGCTTCAGCACCCACAACTCCGATCTGCCGCTTCAGGTGGCCTTCCCGCTGCTGATCTCGAACGTGGTGAGCTACCTGGTGCCAGGCAGCGGTGCCGACGCCGCCCAGATCGCGCCCGGGCAGCCGCTGGCGCTGCCAGTGGATGACAGCATCACCGCCGTGCGCGTGACCAAGCCCGATGGCGGTGTGGTGGAGGCCGTGCGCGAGAGCGGGCAGGCGATCTTCGCCGACACCACCCAGCCAGGGCCATATGTGGTGGAGCAGTACCAGGGCCAGAAGCTCGTTGGGCGCATACGCTACGCGGCCAACCTGTTCTCGGCCAGCGAATCGACCATCGCGCCCAAATCCCAGCTGGCCATCGCCCAGGCCAGCGGCCTGCAGCAGGCCGAGACCCAGGAGCAGAACCGCGTCGGGCGGCAGGAGATCTGGCGCTGGCTGGCGGCGGTGGCGCTGGCCGTGCTCGTGATAGAATGGCTTGTGTACCAGCGTAGCGGCATCGCCTACCTGCGCGAGCGACTACTGCGGCGTCGATCGCAGCCGATCAGATAGCGAAGCAAAACGCCCATGCGCCTGACCTTCATCCACCCCGAGCTGCTCTGGCTGCTGCTGCTGCTGCCGCCCATGTGGGCGCTGGCGCTGCTGGGGCCGCACAAGCTGGCCGGCGCGCGGCGCTGGGCCAGCCTGGCGCTGCGCACCGCCATCATGCTAGGGCTGATCGGGGCGCTGGCAGGCACACAGGCGGTGCGCCGACAAGACACCACCACCACTATCTTCCTGCTGGATGGCTCGGACTCGGTGGCGCTGTCGCAGCGCGCCCAGGCCGAGGGCTTCATCCAGAGCGCGCTGGCCGCCATGCCCAACGAGGATGCGGCGGGCGTGGTGGTGTTCGGCAGCCAGGCCCTGGTCGAGCGCGCGCCGCAGCAGGAGACCACGCTGGGCCAGATCGCCGCGCACCCCGCAGGCAGCGCCAGCGACATCGCCTCGGCCATCCAGCTGGGCCTCTCCATGCTGCCGCAGGAGGGCCACCAGCGGCTGGTGCTGCTCTCCGACGGGGGCGAGAACCGTGGCGACGCGCAGGCCGCCGCGCGGATCGCCGCCGAGCGCGGCATCCCGATCGATATTGTGCCGCTGAACGGCCTGCCCGATGGGCTGGATGCCCAGGTGAGCCGCGTGCGGCTGCCCGCCAGCGCCCGCGTGGGCCAGCAGCTGCGGCTGCAGATGACGCTGGAGAGCACCCAGGCGACGGCGGGACAGCTTCGGATCGAAGGTCCAGACGGCCAAGTTCTGGTCAACCAGCGCGTCGACCTGCCGCAGGGCAGCGCGGATATGGACGTGGTGCTGCCGCCGCCCACCCAGCAGTTTAGCCGCTACACCGTGCGGCTGAGCGTGGAGGGCGACGTGCGGCCCGAGAACAACGCCGCCGAGGCCTACACCTTCATCACCGGCAGGCCCCGCGTGCTGCTGGCCGAGGGCAGCCCCGATGCCGCCAAAAACCTGGCCGGGGCGCTCGCATCCAGCGGCATCGAGGTGAGCGTGATCAAGCCCCAGGCCCTGCCCGAGAGCATCGGCCAGCTGGCCGAATACGATGCGGTGGCGCTGATCGACACGCCCAAGCGCGCCGTATCGGCCCGCGCCCAGAGTGCCCTGGCCACCTTCGTGCACGACCTAGGGCGCGGCCTGATCATGGTGGGCGGCACCCAGGCGTTTGGCGCTGGCAGCTGGCGCGACACACCGATCGAGGCGGCGCTGCCGGTGGACATGGATATCCCCACGCAGTACGAGATCCCGCCGGTGAGCATCGTGGTGCTGATCGACACCTCGGGCAGCATGTCGCAGGAGGAGGATGGCAAGACCAAGCTGCAGCTGGCCGCTGACGGCGCGGCCCAGATCGCCACGCTGATGCGCGACAGCGACGAGATCACCGTCATCCCCTTCGACGAAGCGCCCGGCCAAGTGGTGGGGCCGATCCCCGGCAGCCGCAGAAATGAGGCCGTGTCGCTGCTGAGCAAAATGGAGCCGGGCGGCGGCGGCATCAACATCTTCGATGGCCTGTCCGAGGTCGAGCGGCGGCTGTCCAGAACGCAGATGAGTGTCAAGCATATCATCACCATCACCGACGGCGCCGACACCGAGCAGCAGGAAGGGGCCATCGACATCATCAAGCGGCTGCGCGGCCAGCAGGTGACGCTCACCTCGATCGCGATCGGCGATGGCAAGGATGTGCCGTTCCTCCAGGGCGCGGTGCACGAGGGCGGCGGGCGCTTCTTCCTGACCACCAAGGCCAGCGAGCTGCCGTCGATCCTAGCTGACGAGACGCAGGCCGTGGTGCGGCCCTATGTGGTGGAAGAAGACTTTACACCGGGCAGAATTAACGACCACCCCATCCTGCGCGCGATCGACGGCGTGCCCAAGCTGCAGGGGCGCGTGGTGACGACGCCCAAGCAGACCGCGCAGGTGCTGATGAACAGCGAGCGCGGCGACCCCGTGCTGGCGGTGTGGCAGTATGGCCTGGGCCGATCCGCCGCATGGACCAGCGATCTGGGCGGGCGCTGGGCCAACGGCTGGACCACCTGGGAAGGCTACCAGCGATTCTGCGCCCAGCTGGTGGGCTGGCTGCTGCCCGCACGCGAGGACTCGGGCCTCGCCCTGCAGACCGAGACGGTAAACGGCCAGCTGCTGCTGGAGGCGCAGGCCAGCAACACCCAGCAGCAGGCGCGCTCGGGGCTGACGATCACCGCGCGGCTGCTGCGCGGCGACCAGCCCGCCGTGGAGGTGCCGCTGAGCGAGGTGGGGCCGGGCCGCTACCGCGCCGCCGTGAGCGACGCCGCGCCGGGGGCCTACCTAGTGCAGCTTGAGGCCAAGGACAGCGCGGGCGCGACCGTGGGGCTGGCCACCGCCGGTGCCGCCGTGCCGCAGAGCGCCGAGTACCAGACCCGCAACGCCAACCCCGCGCTGCTTAGTCAGCTGGCCCAGATCAGCGGCGGGCGGCAGGGCATCGCACCCGCCGAGGCCTTCGCGCCCAACCTGCGCAGCCAGGGCGCGGCCAGCGAGATCGCGCTGGCGCTGCTGGCCCTGGCCCTGGCGCTGCTACCCTTCGACATCGCCATCCGCAGGCTGTTCGGCAGACGCGGCCCGACCCTGGCCACCGCCCCGCGCAGCGCGTGGGCGCTGCCGCCGATACCCAAGACGCTCAAGATCCCCACACCCAGCGCGCCAGCCGCACCCAAAGCCGTAGGCAAAGAGGCCGAACTGGAGAAGCTGCGCGCCGCCCAGGAGCAGGCCCGCAAGCGCGCCAGAGGCGAGGAATAGGCCAATACGATGCCACAGATCAGCTTTCTCTCACCGCTGGCGCTTCTCCTGCTAGCGCTCATACCACTGCTGTGGTTGCCCGCGCTGGTCGCGCCGCGCCGCACGGCCCGCTGGCGGCAGGTGGCCAGCCTCGCGCTGCGCACCGCCATCATGCTGGCGCTCATCCTGGGCATCGCTGGCGCGCAGCTGACCTTCCCGGCCAGCGCGATCACCACTATTTTCCTGCTGGATCGTTCGGACTCGGTGGGCGACAGCCAGCGCGCCCAGCAAGAGCAGTATGTCGATCAGGCGCTCCAGCGGCAGCGCGCAGGCGACCGCACCGGCATTGTGGTGTTCGGCAAAAACGCACTGGTCGAGCACGCCCCCGGCGATCTGTCCGCGCTCGGGCGGCTGGCATCCGCACCCGTGGGCGCGCGCACCAGCCTGCCCGACGCCATCCAGCTAGGCATGGCGCTGTTTCCCAACGACACCCAGAAGCGGCTGGTGCTGCTCTCCGACGGCGGCAACAACCTGGGCACCGTGGGCGAGGCCGCGCAGCTGGCCAGGCTGGGCAAGATCCCGATCGATGTGGTGAACCTGCCAGCCGACGTGGGCCAGGATGTGCTGGTGCGCCGGATCGACACGCCCGGCAGCGCGCGGCTCGGCCAAGAGATCAGCGTGACCGCCCAGATCGAGTCGAGCTACGCCACGCGCGGCAGCGTGCAGGTGTTTGTGGATGGCCAGCTGGCGCTCAGCCAGGAGCGCGAGATCCCCCAGGGGCAGTCGAGCATCAGCTTCCAGCTGCCCGCGGGCGCGGCGGGCTACCGCAAGATCGATGTGCAGGTGCAGGCCCAGGGCGACGCCACCAGCCAGAACAACCGCACCGCCACCTTCACCGAGATCAAAGGGCCACCCAGGCTGCTGATCGTCGCCGCCGAGCCAGACAAGGCCGAGAGCCTGCGGGCCGCGCTGGAGGCGGGCGGCGCGCAGCCTGTGGTGAGCGACCCCAGCCACGCGCCCACCGAGCTGGCCCAGCTGAGCGAGTACGCCGCCGTCATCCTGTTTGACACGCGGGCGCGCGACCTGCCGCACGCCCTGATGGAGAACATCCCGACCTATGTGCGCGAGCTAGGCGGCGGCTTCGCCATGATCGGCGGGCAGCACAGCTTCGGGGCGGGCGGCTACCGGCGCACCGCCATCGCGCCCATCCTGCCGGTGGAGCTTGACCCGGTCGACACCATGATGCGTCCTGACGTGGCCCTCACCATGGTGATCGACCACAGCGGCAGCATGGCCGAGGCCAGCGGCAGCGGCACGCGCACCAAGCTCGACCTAGCCAAGGAGGCGGTGTACCAGGCCAGCCTGGGCCTCACCCCGCAGGATCAGATCGGCCTAGTGGTGTTCGACGACATGGCCCGCTGGGTGCTGCCGCTGCAGCAGATGCCCGACACCACCGCGATCGAGCAAGCCCTCAGCACCTTCGACCCCGACGGCGGCACCGACATCCTGCCCGGCATGCAGCTGGCCGCTGGAGCTATGCAGCAGAGCCAGGCCAAGATCAGACATGTCATCCTGCTGACCGACGGGCTGGCCGACGACAACTACGCCCAGCTGGTGCAGCAGATGAACGCGCAGGGCGTCACCATCTCCACCGTGGCGCTGGGCGACGACGCCAACCCTAACCTAGAGGGTATCGCCAAGCAGGGCGGCGGGCGCTACTATCAGGTGCGCTCGGCCCAGCAGATCCCCAACATCTTCCTTCAGGAGACCGTGATCATCGCCGGGCGCGACCTGATCGACCGCGACTTCACGCCCATGCTGGCGCTCAGCAGCGCGGCGCTGCGCGGCATCACCAGCTTCCCCACGCTGCGCGGCTACAACGGCACCGAGCTGAAAAGCAGCGCCCGCACCATCCTCGTGACCGACGACAGCAAGCCGCTGCTGGCCCAGGAGCAGGTGGGGCTGGGCCGCACCGTCGCATGGGCCAGCGACCTCGACGGACGGTGGAGCGCCCAGCTGCTGCGCTGGGATGCGTTCCCGCGCTTTATGGCGGGCTTTATCGACATGCTGGTGCCGCCCCAGGGCGACACCGGCCTGACACTGGAGGCCAGCGCCCAGGGCGATCAGGTGGTGCTCACGGCGCGCGCGCAGGATGCCAGCGGCCAGCCGGTGCCCAACCTGGCGGTGTCGGGCAATCTACTGGCCCCGCAAGACCAGCAGAGCCAGAGCCAGCCGGGCCAGAAGCTCACCTTCACCCAGGTGGGCGCGGGCGAGTACCGCGCCACCGCTCCCGCGCACGACATCGGCGTGTATCTGGCGCAGGTGGCGGCGGTGGACGCCCAGGGCGCGCCCGCAGGCACCGCCAAGGGCGGCGTGGTGATGAGCTACTCGCCCGAGTATGGCCAGCAGCGCGCCAACCCCAGCCTGCTGGCCGATATCGCCCGCGCCACCGCCGGTCGCGTGGACCCGCCCGCCGACACGGCGTACGAGCGGCTGGCCCAGCCCTTCAGCGCGGTCTACGAGCTGGGCATCACGCTGCTGCTGCTGGCCTTCGCCCTGCTGCCGCTCGACATCGCGGTGCGGCGCGTGTTCATCCCGCTGCGCTCGCTGGTGCCCGCGCGCCAGCGGGCCGCCGCGCCCCAGCCGATCCCGGCCATGGCGCGGCTGGGCCAGGCCAAACAGCGCGCCCAGGCCCGCGTGGCCACGCCCGAGCCACCCCAGGCCGCTGCGCCCCAAGCAGCCGCGCCCCAGCCGCGCCCAGCGCCCCAGGCTGCACCCAGGCCCGCGCCGACCAAGCCCGCCCCCAAGCCCCAGGGCGGCGCGGCAATGAGCGACGAGCAGTTCGCGCGACTGCTGGCGGCGAAGAAGCGGGCCAGAGACAGCGAGAAGAAATAGCGAAGGCCATGGGGAAGTGATCCCCCATGGCCCTTAGCCTCGCCCGAGCGCATCGCTAGGCCTCAAACGGCAGCTCCACCACCTCGGCGGTCAGCGAGCTGCCCGCGATGCCCACCTGCGCCCCCTGCTCGGCGTGGGCGGTGCGCACATAGGCCAGCGCCACCGGCCCCAGACGCGGCGACACCACCACGCTGGTCAGATCGCCGGCCTCCTTCCCGCCCACATCCAGCTTGGCCGGGGTGGCCAGCCCGCCCACATCCGCCGAGGAGAGCCGCAGGCCGCACAGCCGCTTGGCCATGCGCCCACGGCTCTCCATCCGCGCGATGATCTCCTGGCCCACATAGCAGCCCTTACGGAAGCTCACCGCGTCGGTCAGGCCGGTCTCCAGCGGGATGTACTCCTGCCCCAGCTCGTGCCCGACGGCGGCGTAGCCGTGCTCTACCCGCAGCAGGTCGAAGGTCGCCTCATCCAGCGCGGCGGCCCCACCGGCGGCCAGCGCATCGCGCAGCGCGGCGGCGTGCTCGGCGGGCACCACTAGGCGGAAGCCAGCGCCGCCCAGCGGCAG is a genomic window containing:
- a CDS encoding VWA domain-containing protein produces the protein MPQISFLSPLALLLLALIPLLWLPALVAPRRTARWRQVASLALRTAIMLALILGIAGAQLTFPASAITTIFLLDRSDSVGDSQRAQQEQYVDQALQRQRAGDRTGIVVFGKNALVEHAPGDLSALGRLASAPVGARTSLPDAIQLGMALFPNDTQKRLVLLSDGGNNLGTVGEAAQLARLGKIPIDVVNLPADVGQDVLVRRIDTPGSARLGQEISVTAQIESSYATRGSVQVFVDGQLALSQEREIPQGQSSISFQLPAGAAGYRKIDVQVQAQGDATSQNNRTATFTEIKGPPRLLIVAAEPDKAESLRAALEAGGAQPVVSDPSHAPTELAQLSEYAAVILFDTRARDLPHALMENIPTYVRELGGGFAMIGGQHSFGAGGYRRTAIAPILPVELDPVDTMMRPDVALTMVIDHSGSMAEASGSGTRTKLDLAKEAVYQASLGLTPQDQIGLVVFDDMARWVLPLQQMPDTTAIEQALSTFDPDGGTDILPGMQLAAGAMQQSQAKIRHVILLTDGLADDNYAQLVQQMNAQGVTISTVALGDDANPNLEGIAKQGGGRYYQVRSAQQIPNIFLQETVIIAGRDLIDRDFTPMLALSSAALRGITSFPTLRGYNGTELKSSARTILVTDDSKPLLAQEQVGLGRTVAWASDLDGRWSAQLLRWDAFPRFMAGFIDMLVPPQGDTGLTLEASAQGDQVVLTARAQDASGQPVPNLAVSGNLLAPQDQQSQSQPGQKLTFTQVGAGEYRATAPAHDIGVYLAQVAAVDAQGAPAGTAKGGVVMSYSPEYGQQRANPSLLADIARATAGRVDPPADTAYERLAQPFSAVYELGITLLLLAFALLPLDIAVRRVFIPLRSLVPARQRAAAPQPIPAMARLGQAKQRAQARVATPEPPQAAAPQAAAPQPRPAPQAAPRPAPTKPAPKPQGGAAMSDEQFARLLAAKKRARDSEKK
- a CDS encoding folate-binding protein YgfZ, whose translation is MTDTAYRAAYEGAALYDEGGYGRIRMRGASAADLLHRLSTNDIVHLGMGQGLRTVLTTPIGRIIDLLTVYRLEDALVLITGPGQGGPVYSHLRKNIFFNDKVTLEPMGQSHAQLALYGPGAAPLLEQLAGAPLPDLALHASAELVLAGAPTLVARALPLGGAGFRLVVPAEHAAALRDALAAGGAAALDEATFDLLRVEHGYAAVGHELGQEYIPLETGLTDAVSFRKGCYVGQEIIARMESRGRMAKRLCGLRLSSADVGGLATPAKLDVGGKEAGDLTSVVVSPRLGPVALAYVRTAHAEQGAQVGIAGSSLTAEVVELPFEA
- a CDS encoding VWA domain-containing protein, translated to MRLTFIHPELLWLLLLLPPMWALALLGPHKLAGARRWASLALRTAIMLGLIGALAGTQAVRRQDTTTTIFLLDGSDSVALSQRAQAEGFIQSALAAMPNEDAAGVVVFGSQALVERAPQQETTLGQIAAHPAGSASDIASAIQLGLSMLPQEGHQRLVLLSDGGENRGDAQAAARIAAERGIPIDIVPLNGLPDGLDAQVSRVRLPASARVGQQLRLQMTLESTQATAGQLRIEGPDGQVLVNQRVDLPQGSADMDVVLPPPTQQFSRYTVRLSVEGDVRPENNAAEAYTFITGRPRVLLAEGSPDAAKNLAGALASSGIEVSVIKPQALPESIGQLAEYDAVALIDTPKRAVSARAQSALATFVHDLGRGLIMVGGTQAFGAGSWRDTPIEAALPVDMDIPTQYEIPPVSIVVLIDTSGSMSQEEDGKTKLQLAADGAAQIATLMRDSDEITVIPFDEAPGQVVGPIPGSRRNEAVSLLSKMEPGGGGINIFDGLSEVERRLSRTQMSVKHIITITDGADTEQQEGAIDIIKRLRGQQVTLTSIAIGDGKDVPFLQGAVHEGGGRFFLTTKASELPSILADETQAVVRPYVVEEDFTPGRINDHPILRAIDGVPKLQGRVVTTPKQTAQVLMNSERGDPVLAVWQYGLGRSAAWTSDLGGRWANGWTTWEGYQRFCAQLVGWLLPAREDSGLALQTETVNGQLLLEAQASNTQQQARSGLTITARLLRGDQPAVEVPLSEVGPGRYRAAVSDAAPGAYLVQLEAKDSAGATVGLATAGAAVPQSAEYQTRNANPALLSQLAQISGGRQGIAPAEAFAPNLRSQGAASEIALALLALALALLPFDIAIRRLFGRRGPTLATAPRSAWALPPIPKTLKIPTPSAPAAPKAVGKEAELEKLRAAQEQARKRARGEE